Below is a window of Paramisgurnus dabryanus chromosome 20, PD_genome_1.1, whole genome shotgun sequence DNA.
ATCTCGAGCATCTCAGCTTTTGATttgctctcgcgatactttgatATTTACGTCGATCGAATCGCGTGCCCACGTGTTTAGACAGCGAAGAATTGAGTTAATATTTTAcagtatagacccttttactgtttgtacacaatgatgacgtggcagcgtatgcgcgcgcatttaggcaacggaagtatcgtaagaatcaacagtgaagcaacacaaacagtaagttattttaaaaaagttgactttatcaacattttcaacacagctaccagatccgtgtactatagtggagtggatagaagacgttagcagatggccaaaaataaagttgccagatacatatatacgtatattagtatattatatttgagcaaccaaacgcaacaaccagacaatttgatgctgggaaactgTTTTAATAAACgttctgagttgctaccacgttagaaccaatggggaataacactacttccgttgcccaaatgcgcgcgcaggctatttgatcacgtgagctgtaaaagggtctatacctacctatataatatttttaatacctACGTCGGTATTATCATTATACAACATATATTATTGTTGTTAGTGGTGAAATTGTGTCTTCTatagagttgaaaaatgttcactTTTGTGAAttatcatttttgtttcattctaTTGACAACATTTCTGCCAAATGCCTAATGAaactaatgtttttatttaggcTACTCAAAATTGAAATGGGATAAAACAAGAtcaaaatagcaaaaaaatgttttctgatcTTGAGTAACGTTACTGTAGAAAAAAACGAGAAGCATACAAATGTCATTTCTCAacaacaaaatgtttttatgtatAATGGGGAATTTTTAAAttgcctttttttaaaaaccctATTTTTAATCACATCGTTCATGGGTCTTTACATTTGCTGTTGGGTGACTTTATGTAAACCCTGAGGTTCGCTTTTATTAAAATTCAACAGATACTCGACTGAAATTTTCACAATACATCCAGAAATtatgatgaatgaatgaatgaatttattattttctttttttcttcttcAGAACATGATCATTAGTAAGCAAACATATTATAacagaaaatgaacaaataaaaagTCTCAACATGTTcaaaagaaatgaaaaaaaaaaaaacaagaaaggAGAAGGAAGAAGCTAGCTTATATTTCCTTATATAAGCTTATATTTACCTTCCCCTTTTGATTAAAGTTGAAACTGGATTTTTCATGGCTAGTTGCTTTTATGCCTTGTCATCCTGTTTTTCTGGTTTTGGAAGACTGACCGTATTATGTTTGAAGGATGTGAAATTGAAGCATTCAGATTTTAATGCAAGTATGAATTtggattttttatatttttgtattttcaggtatttgtattttaatcttttaataaagattaagAAGACCAGTGAGGACACGAAGGAGATGGAGGAGGACACTGCAGCATCAGATTTGCTGGATCAGACTAAAGACCTGCAGCAGGTTTCTCATCATCCAGCAGATGATGTTCTGCAGAATGTCaaagacaaacacaaaaccattaTGAAGAACAAGTATGAGAGTTTACTTAAGGGAATCAAACTACAAACAAATCAAACATTCCTAAACACACAGCTCTACATTATAGAGGGAAAGATTGAAAGAGGGAATGAAGAACATGAGGTTTTACACATGGAGAAAAAGCCCAAATCACACGACACTCCAATCTGCTGCAATGACATCTTTAAACCCTTACCCGAAGAACTAAATAATAAAGAGAAAATCAAGAGCGTTCTTACCAAAGGTATTGCTGGAATTGGAAAAACAGTCTCCGTGCAGAAGTTAATTCTGGATTGGACCGAGGGAACAGCCAATCATGATGTTGATTTCATTTTTGTGCTTCCATTTCGAGAGTTAAACTTGATTCGAGATGATCAGTACAGTTTTCACAAACTTCTGCTGGCCTTTTATCCTGAACTTGAAGATCTGGACTCAAAGATTTATGATGAGTTTAAAGTTGTGTTTATCTTTGATGGTCTGGATGAAAGCAGAATGCCGCTGATGTTTTCAGACACGAGCGAGAAAGTTTCTGATGTGACTGAGACTTCATCAGTGTCTGTTTTGATGTCAAACCTCATGAGAGGAGATCTGCTTCCCTCTGCTCTCATCTGGATCACCTCCAGACCAGCGGCAGCCAATCAGATCCCCTCCAAATACATCAACCGATTCACAGAAATCCAGGGATTTAATAATGACGCCCAAAAGGAGGAATATTTCAGGAAGAGAATCAGCGACTTGCATCAAGCCGAGAAAATCATCTCACACATTAGAAAAGCGAGAAGCCTCCACATCATGTGTCACATCCCAGTCTTCTGTTGGATCTCATCCACTGTTCTTCAAAACCTCCTGAAAGAAGACAACGAGAGAGTAGAAATCCCTAAAACTATGTGTGAAATGTACATCCACTTTCTGCTGATTCAGACGAAAATGAAGAATGAGAAGTATGATGAAACAGATTCAGAGAAACTCCTGCAGTCCAACAGAgacttgattttgaaactggCTGAAGTGGCATTCAAACAGCTAATGAAGGGTAATGTGATGTTTTATGAGGAAGATCTGAGAGAGTGTGGGATAGACATCACTGACGCCTCACTGATTGATTCTGGGATTTGCACTGAGATCTTTAAGGAGGAATCTGTGATTCATCAGAGGAAAATCTACTGCTTCATACATCTCAGCTTTCAAGAGTTCCTCGCTGCTCTCTATGTGTTTTACTGCCAAGTAACCAAACATGTTGACACACTGCAGTTTATTGATTTAGTTGATAGCTTTTATAAAGGTGtagtagataaagctcttaacAGTAAAACTGTACATCTGGATCTTTTCCTTCGATTTCTGCTGGGCATCTCACAGGAGTCCAATCAGAGACTCTTACTGGATCTACTGACACACACGGTGGACACCTCAGAAACCATTAGGGAAACCACAGAGTACATTAAAGACCGAATTAAAAATGATCATATCTCAGCTGAAAGATCCATCAATTTGTTTTTGTGTCTGCTTGAAGTGAATGATCAGACTCTGTTCAGAGAGATTGAGGAGCTTGTGAGATCACACAAACCCTCAAAGAAACTCTCTGCTGCTCACTGTTCAACAATAGCCTACGTGCTTCAGATGTCAGATGAAGTGATGGATGTGTTTGATCCGaagaaatacaacacaacacagGAGGGCAGAAGACGACTTATACCAGCTGTCAACAACTGTAAAAAAGCTCTGTGAGTGTATATTTGACTTTTTAGTACTTTACATGTTATCCTTGCGTATTACtgtagcagtggcggccggtgacttcttttttttgagggcgcacgatgcgaagcttGTCACAAATGtatttagcccatcatgtgtctagctcgtcatgtcaaaacaTGTGTTCAACAcctcatgtgaaccatgtgcatcatgcatctcttgtcaaaataagtgcctgctgcagacacgtctacagggtttatgataaaagtgacTCTCGCGTTGCAAGATTTTTGCTAAATCTCATGAGTTTAGTgttacttacttacttattcatttagctgacacttttatccaaagcgacttacaattgctatatatgtcagaggtcgcacgcctctggagcaactaggggtttaGTATCTTGCTCatggacacaatggtgtgtcacattGGATTCAAACCCGgttctctcacaccaaaggcgagtgtcttatccactgcactTTCACCACCccagtgttaagttagtgtcttgcaagtattttgCGAATGTGTCTTTTTTTTCATAAACCcctttgacacgtgtgcagcaggcacatattttgacaagatgcatgatgcacatgggtTAAATGACACACcgaacaaatattttgaaatgacgatcaacacacaagacactcccaacaaatattttgaagtgacgagccacacacatgacactccgaacacatattttgaatttgcgcccctcagaagagaagtcaccagccgccactgtgtATTAGTACAGTACATGATGTCACAGTTAAAGGAGCATGAAATGAAAATACAGCATTGTGTACAGGTTTAAATCATAGTTCACTAGTTCACCTGCACAATCAGATCTTAATGTTtagtggtaaacaaacttggttTGCTGTCCTTGAAGGGAGCTATGCacctgagctctgaaccttcagagagagcgaacctgagCCCGGGGCTCGAGGCCTAAATTTAACCCCCTACAACAGAACTGCGTGGAGGAAGAAAGagagcagtgaaggaggagatggggaggaggagggatgccgGAAGATTTGCAGATAAAGCCTGAAGGCTGCCTGATACGCccataatgatgattgacaggcctgtGTTTAGGCTCCTCCGGAACGTCTGTTTAGAAGTGGAGTTTGGGGGCAGGGGGGCATTGCCCCCACATACCAGAGCCAATTATGGTTTTGAGCTATTAATGAAAtagaaaaattataattcacATGTTATTTGTCTAATCTTAATATTTTATGGGTAGACTAAGTAACATAAGGCTAAAATAGTTTCAAACCAACAGATCATGAACttttttcaacaaaaaactttttttttaactctgtTTTAGACTTGCTGACTGTAATCTCACAGTTGAGTCGTGTGAAGTCATCGCTTCAGCTCTACAATCCTCAAATTCTCCTCTGAGAGAGCTTGACCTGACTAACAATGACCTGCgggattcaggagtgaagctcaTCTCTGATGCTCTCAAGAGCCCAAACTGTCAGCTAGAAATACTGAGGTATTTATCTCTATATACTAATTAATCAAAGTAAAATATACTACACgaatactgtaaataaatgttGGCGTGTGTGTTTTATAGGTTATCAGGTTGTATGGTGACAGATGAAGGTTGTTGTTATTTGGCTTCAGCTCTGAGTTCAAACCCGTCACACCTGAGAGAGCTGGATCTGACCTACAATCACCCACAACACTCAGGAGTTCAGCTGCTCTCTGATAAACTCAATCATCCAAACTACAAACTCAACAAACTCACGTATGATCAACACTAATACTCACATACCCCACATCATTTCATGTCTTTACACCTTTACATCTCTTTCCTATGCATCagtatttgtgtttgtgtgtctataGGTTGGATTATGGAGGAGAGAATCGAATTACGCCAGGACTgaaaaaatgtacgttttaatAAACACATCAGCAATATATGCATACCTTCTTAGTTCTACATATCCTGAATGTTTGTGTTGTTATCTCATCTACAGACTCCTGTTATCTCACACTGGATTCAAATACAGCACGTCTTGATCTCCTTCTGTCTCAGGGAAACCGAACGGTGACACGCGTGAAAGATAACCAGCCGTATCCGGATCATCCGGAGAGATTTGATCATTATTGTAATGTTCTGTGTAAAGAGGATCTGAAAGGACGCTGCTACTGGGAGGTTGAATGGACCGGAGTGGCTTATATATCAGTGGTATATAAAGAGTTAAAGAGAAAGGGCAACAGTAATGAGAGTTGTTTAGGATATAATCCAAATTCCTGGATTTTATTCCGCACAAATGGGGTCTACTCTGTAGTACACAATGCGATAAGCGCAGACTTACCTGTGTCTTTACCTTCCTCTAATAGAGTAGGAGTTTATCTGGACTGGTCGGCCGGTACTCTGTCATTCTTCAGCGtctctgacacacacacactcacacacttacacactttCAACACAACATTCACTAAACCTGTTTGTGCTGGATTTGGTCTTCACCCGAATTCAACTCTGTGTTTGCATTAGATGCCCCCACATTTTTAATCTTGACTCTTAGAATAGTTTTGTTTTTCAGAAAAATGACTAACAGTTTCCATTATCAAGGTTTGCAGAAGACATGTGGATGAAGTGTTGCTCTCTCATAGCTCAGATTTGATGGAGTTCTTAGttacgttttgtttaatcaacttgtTTCTTCTAAAATTGGTTAGGAGAAATAAAATCAGAATTGTTAAAATACACAATGTGAAGTCACCATTTTTGTGACcaattttagtttagtttggtgCCCATCTTTCAGTATTTGTATATAAGCATTTCAACATGATTGTGTGTTGATGTAAAACACAGTTTGTTTTTATGGTTATCAGATGTCTGTTGTTGACTGATAAAAAGTAAATGCACAGTAGCTGTTGTAATGGACAGATTTTTCTCTGGCCATTCAAATCTCAACAGAGGTGACTTGATGGGGaaaacgaagcttttcgaaaCTTAAATcagttgaaccaattgcttcgctAATTTATTAACTGTTTCAAAGCATTCGAAACATCAGACACGCTTGTGAAAAAAACTTCAAATTACCAGCAAACACAATAAACACATTTCATTTGataaacatttataataaaacCCTAAATTAGTAAAACCACAGTAGAGATCAACATGGTAAACCATTGGAGTTACGAAACAGAAATTACGTAACGAAGCCTCGTTTGCTGAAATCATGTGACTTCCCCAATTTGGTACACGTTCTGAACCAATGAACTTGTTCGACTCCATGCCCACCGCAACAACTGACAgatggatgacatcaaagtgctGATTCGAGAGCGATTCAAAACTTCGTATGATTTCTCAAATCCCTCTCGTGGTACCTTGACGTCATCCGTCTGTTCTTGCGTCGCCGCATGAAAGTCAAACAAGCCATTCAAAATTGGGACAATCGTGAGTTTTGTACTGA
It encodes the following:
- the LOC135733253 gene encoding protein NLRC3-like isoform X1, which translates into the protein METFSIKKTSEDTKEMEEDTAASDLLDQTKDLQQVSHHPADDVLQNVKDKHKTIMKNKYESLLKGIKLQTNQTFLNTQLYIIEGKIERGNEEHEVLHMEKKPKSHDTPICCNDIFKPLPEELNNKEKIKSVLTKGIAGIGKTVSVQKLILDWTEGTANHDVDFIFVLPFRELNLIRDDQYSFHKLLLAFYPELEDLDSKIYDEFKVVFIFDGLDESRMPLMFSDTSEKVSDVTETSSVSVLMSNLMRGDLLPSALIWITSRPAAANQIPSKYINRFTEIQGFNNDAQKEEYFRKRISDLHQAEKIISHIRKARSLHIMCHIPVFCWISSTVLQNLLKEDNERVEIPKTMCEMYIHFLLIQTKMKNEKYDETDSEKLLQSNRDLILKLAEVAFKQLMKGNVMFYEEDLRECGIDITDASLIDSGICTEIFKEESVIHQRKIYCFIHLSFQEFLAALYVFYCQVTKHVDTLQFIDLVDSFYKGVVDKALNSKTVHLDLFLRFLLGISQESNQRLLLDLLTHTVDTSETIRETTEYIKDRIKNDHISAERSINLFLCLLEVNDQTLFREIEELVRSHKPSKKLSAAHCSTIAYVLQMSDEVMDVFDPKKYNTTQEGRRRLIPAVNNCKKALLADCNLTVESCEVIASALQSSNSPLRELDLTNNDLRDSGVKLISDALKSPNCQLEILRLSGCMVTDEGCCYLASALSSNPSHLRELDLTYNHPQHSGVQLLSDKLNHPNYKLNKLTLDYGGENRITPGLKKYSCYLTLDSNTARLDLLLSQGNRTVTRVKDNQPYPDHPERFDHYCNVLCKEDLKGRCYWEVEWTGVAYISVVYKELKRKGNSNESCLGYNPNSWILFRTNGVYSVVHNAISADLPVSLPSSNRVGVYLDWSAGTLSFFSVSDTHTLTHLHTFNTTFTKPVCAGFGLHPNSTLCLH
- the LOC135733253 gene encoding protein NLRC3-like isoform X2: MEEDTAASDLLDQTKDLQQVSHHPADDVLQNVKDKHKTIMKNKYESLLKGIKLQTNQTFLNTQLYIIEGKIERGNEEHEVLHMEKKPKSHDTPICCNDIFKPLPEELNNKEKIKSVLTKGIAGIGKTVSVQKLILDWTEGTANHDVDFIFVLPFRELNLIRDDQYSFHKLLLAFYPELEDLDSKIYDEFKVVFIFDGLDESRMPLMFSDTSEKVSDVTETSSVSVLMSNLMRGDLLPSALIWITSRPAAANQIPSKYINRFTEIQGFNNDAQKEEYFRKRISDLHQAEKIISHIRKARSLHIMCHIPVFCWISSTVLQNLLKEDNERVEIPKTMCEMYIHFLLIQTKMKNEKYDETDSEKLLQSNRDLILKLAEVAFKQLMKGNVMFYEEDLRECGIDITDASLIDSGICTEIFKEESVIHQRKIYCFIHLSFQEFLAALYVFYCQVTKHVDTLQFIDLVDSFYKGVVDKALNSKTVHLDLFLRFLLGISQESNQRLLLDLLTHTVDTSETIRETTEYIKDRIKNDHISAERSINLFLCLLEVNDQTLFREIEELVRSHKPSKKLSAAHCSTIAYVLQMSDEVMDVFDPKKYNTTQEGRRRLIPAVNNCKKALLADCNLTVESCEVIASALQSSNSPLRELDLTNNDLRDSGVKLISDALKSPNCQLEILRLSGCMVTDEGCCYLASALSSNPSHLRELDLTYNHPQHSGVQLLSDKLNHPNYKLNKLTLDYGGENRITPGLKKYSCYLTLDSNTARLDLLLSQGNRTVTRVKDNQPYPDHPERFDHYCNVLCKEDLKGRCYWEVEWTGVAYISVVYKELKRKGNSNESCLGYNPNSWILFRTNGVYSVVHNAISADLPVSLPSSNRVGVYLDWSAGTLSFFSVSDTHTLTHLHTFNTTFTKPVCAGFGLHPNSTLCLH